One segment of Variovorax sp. PAMC28562 DNA contains the following:
- the boxB gene encoding benzoyl-CoA 2,3-epoxidase subunit BoxB, whose protein sequence is MSTVNYSEKIPNNVNLGEDRTLQRALEGWQPNFINWWDDVGPDGSTDHDVYLRTAVSVDPQGWAQFGHVKMRDYRWGIFLNPGDANREIHFGDHKGEKAWQDVPGEHRANLKRIIVTQGDTEPASVEQQRHLGLTAPSMYDLRNLYQINVEEGRHLWAMVYLLHKHFGRDGREEAEALLQRTSGDVDNPRILGAFNEKTPDWLAFFMFTYFTDRDGKFQLSALAESAFDPLARTTKFMLTEEAHHMFVGESGVSRVLSRTAAVMNELKTEDAGLIRAAGAIDLGTIQRYLNFHYSVTIDLFGADQSSNAAIFYSSGLKGRYEEGKRGDDHILKGQTYKILEVQNGQLQEKDVPMLNALNEVLRDDFIKDSVAGVGRWNKVLEKAGIPTRLVVPHKAFNRQIGALAGIKMSPLGVVVNEVEWAAKKNEWLPTPGDFAFVASLMGRVVDPGKFAGWIAPPVMGVNRQPVDFEYVRFN, encoded by the coding sequence ATGAGCACCGTCAACTACAGCGAGAAGATCCCGAACAACGTCAACCTGGGTGAAGACCGCACGCTGCAGCGCGCGCTCGAAGGCTGGCAACCCAACTTCATCAACTGGTGGGACGACGTCGGCCCGGACGGATCGACCGACCACGATGTGTACCTGCGCACGGCCGTGAGCGTCGACCCGCAGGGCTGGGCGCAGTTCGGCCACGTCAAGATGCGCGACTACCGCTGGGGTATTTTTTTGAACCCGGGCGATGCCAACCGCGAGATCCACTTCGGCGACCACAAGGGCGAGAAGGCCTGGCAGGACGTCCCCGGCGAGCACCGCGCCAACCTGAAACGCATCATCGTGACGCAGGGCGATACCGAACCCGCATCGGTCGAGCAGCAGCGCCACCTGGGGCTGACCGCGCCGTCGATGTACGACCTGCGCAACCTCTACCAGATCAACGTCGAAGAAGGCCGCCACCTGTGGGCCATGGTGTATTTGTTGCACAAGCACTTCGGGCGCGACGGCCGCGAAGAAGCGGAGGCACTGTTGCAGCGCACTTCCGGCGACGTGGACAACCCGCGCATCCTGGGCGCCTTCAACGAGAAGACGCCCGATTGGCTGGCGTTCTTCATGTTCACCTACTTCACCGACCGCGACGGCAAGTTCCAGCTGTCGGCGTTGGCCGAAAGTGCCTTCGATCCGCTGGCACGCACCACCAAGTTCATGCTGACCGAAGAGGCGCATCACATGTTCGTCGGCGAGAGCGGCGTGTCGCGCGTGCTGTCGCGTACCGCTGCCGTCATGAACGAACTCAAGACCGAAGACGCCGGACTGATCCGGGCCGCGGGTGCCATCGACCTGGGCACGATCCAGCGTTACCTCAACTTCCACTACAGCGTGACCATCGACCTGTTCGGCGCCGACCAGTCGAGCAATGCCGCCATCTTCTACAGCTCGGGCCTGAAGGGCCGCTACGAGGAAGGCAAGCGCGGTGACGACCACATCCTCAAGGGCCAGACCTACAAGATCCTGGAGGTGCAAAACGGCCAGTTGCAGGAAAAGGACGTGCCGATGCTCAATGCCCTCAACGAGGTGCTGCGCGACGACTTCATCAAGGACTCGGTGGCCGGTGTCGGCCGCTGGAACAAGGTGCTGGAAAAGGCCGGCATCCCGACGCGTCTGGTGGTCCCGCACAAGGCTTTCAACCGACAGATCGGCGCACTGGCCGGCATCAAGATGTCGCCGCTCGGCGTGGTCGTGAACGAAGTCGAATGGGCTGCCAAGAAAAACGAATGGCTGCCGACGCCCGGCGACTTCGCCTTCGTCGCATCGCTGATGGGCCGCGTGGTCGACCCCGGCAAGTTCGCTGGCTGGATCGCGCCACCGGTGATGGGTGTGAACCGGCAGCCGGTGGATTTCGAGTACGTGCGCTTCAACTGA
- the boxA gene encoding benzoyl-CoA 2,3-epoxidase subunit BoxA: MNMVVEAGVIKQHLIDPEICIRCNTCEATCPIGAITHDDNNYVVRADVCNGCMACISPCPTGSIDNWRTVPMARAYSIEEQLTWEELPAELTTEQLAGEGVSPSAAEAVEAPATAATQSAATAEPGTVPFNSSAFGATMPPWSAAHAYTNLFSPKKATSATVVGNFNCTEAGFDSQTHHVVLDFGTMPFPVLEGQSIGIVPPGTDAMGRAHQPRQYSVASARNGERPGYNNLSLTVKRVTEDHVGNAVQGIASNYVCDLKVGDKVTVVGPFGSTFLMPNHPRSHIVMICTGTGSAPMRAMTEWRRRLRKSGKFEGGKLLLFFGARTQQELPYFGPLQSLPKDFIDINFAFSRTPNQPKRYVQDLMRERAADLVALLKDEQSHFFVCGLKSMEEGVVLALRDVAQEAGLDWETVGAGLKREGRLHLETY; this comes from the coding sequence ATGAACATGGTCGTTGAAGCCGGCGTCATCAAGCAGCACTTGATCGACCCGGAGATCTGCATCCGCTGCAACACCTGCGAGGCGACCTGCCCCATTGGTGCGATCACGCACGACGACAACAACTACGTCGTGCGGGCGGACGTGTGCAACGGTTGCATGGCCTGCATCTCGCCGTGCCCGACCGGCTCGATCGACAACTGGCGCACCGTGCCAATGGCACGTGCGTACTCGATCGAGGAGCAACTCACCTGGGAAGAGCTGCCAGCAGAACTTACGACGGAACAGCTCGCTGGGGAAGGCGTTTCGCCGAGCGCAGCCGAAGCAGTGGAAGCGCCCGCAACGGCCGCGACGCAATCCGCTGCGACGGCCGAGCCCGGCACCGTGCCTTTCAATTCATCGGCTTTCGGCGCGACGATGCCGCCCTGGTCGGCCGCGCACGCTTACACCAATCTGTTCTCGCCGAAGAAGGCAACCAGCGCGACGGTGGTCGGCAACTTCAACTGCACCGAGGCCGGCTTCGACAGCCAGACGCACCACGTCGTACTGGACTTCGGCACGATGCCGTTTCCCGTGCTCGAAGGCCAGTCGATCGGCATCGTGCCGCCGGGCACCGACGCGATGGGCCGCGCCCACCAGCCACGCCAATACTCAGTCGCGAGCGCGCGCAACGGCGAGCGCCCCGGCTACAACAACCTGTCGCTCACGGTCAAGCGCGTCACCGAAGATCACGTCGGCAACGCCGTGCAGGGCATAGCGTCCAACTACGTCTGCGACCTGAAAGTCGGCGACAAGGTCACGGTGGTCGGCCCGTTCGGCTCGACCTTCCTGATGCCGAACCACCCCCGGTCGCACATCGTGATGATCTGCACCGGCACCGGCAGCGCGCCGATGCGGGCCATGACCGAATGGCGAAGGCGCCTGCGCAAGAGCGGCAAGTTCGAAGGCGGCAAGTTGCTGCTGTTCTTCGGCGCGCGCACGCAGCAGGAGCTGCCGTACTTCGGCCCGCTGCAGTCGCTGCCGAAAGATTTCATCGACATCAACTTCGCCTTCTCACGCACGCCTAACCAGCCCAAGCGCTACGTGCAGGACCTGATGCGCGAGCGCGCCGCCGACCTCGTCGCGCTGCTCAAGGACGAGCAGAGCCACTTCTTCGTGTGCGGCCTGAAGAGCATGGAAGAGGGTGTGGTGCTGGCGCTGCGCGACGTGGCGCAAGAGGCCGGGCTCGACTGGGAAACCGTGGGTGCTGGTCTCAAGCGCGAAGGCCGCCTGCACCTCGAGACCTATTGA
- a CDS encoding MaoC family dehydratase — protein MKFAEFHAGQRIEAGPHHVTEAEVLSFATAWDPQWFHTDAEAAAKGPFGGLIASGWHTCGIAMQLVVGAALAGSESFASPGLAYVRWPNPVRPGDALKLVVDVIEVRRSESKPRLGILRWRWQLFNQRGLEVLDLEATSLFRLNPML, from the coding sequence ATGAAGTTCGCCGAGTTCCACGCAGGCCAGCGCATCGAGGCAGGGCCACATCACGTGACCGAAGCCGAGGTGCTGTCGTTCGCCACCGCATGGGACCCGCAGTGGTTTCACACCGACGCCGAGGCCGCGGCCAAAGGTCCGTTCGGTGGCCTGATCGCCAGCGGCTGGCACACCTGCGGCATCGCGATGCAACTGGTCGTCGGCGCGGCGCTGGCCGGCTCGGAATCCTTCGCCTCGCCGGGGCTGGCCTACGTGCGCTGGCCGAACCCGGTGCGTCCTGGCGACGCGCTGAAACTCGTCGTCGACGTGATCGAGGTGCGTCGCTCGGAGAGCAAGCCGCGGCTGGGGATCCTGCGCTGGCGCTGGCAGCTCTTCAACCAGCGCGGACTCGAGGTGCTGGACCTCGAAGCGACCAGCCTGTTTCGGCTGAACCCGATGCTGTGA
- a CDS encoding acetoacetate--CoA ligase codes for MTAPFVPQIRLYQNWLRDTRGIAFDSYDALWRWSVTDLDAFWQSIWDFSRMQSPTPHTAVLAERRMPGAVWFPGAKVNYAREVLRHVKAAHAAGMPAMVTDNELGEVREMSWPELQRQVASVALTLRGMGVQRGDRVAAYLPNVPETMVAFLACSSLGAVWSVCAPDMGTAAVVDRFRQIEPKVLIAADGVHYGGKPIDRSMVVRELRDALPSVQSLLVLRTPFAAEAVAAESDWATATARDDAEVHAFEPEWLPFDHPIWILYSSGTTGLPKPIVHGHGGIILTMYACGLHNDVGASYSANNLGERYHWYSSTGWVMWNAQLSGLAFGATICIYDGHPAGSKDKPDWSVLWRFVVRHKVTFFGAGAAYYANCMKSGIELKDSGDLSRVRALGSTGSPLAEDVQRWGTSQLKAAGADHVWWCNISGGTDFCGAFVGSHRELPEVPGQMQCRQIGHAVEAWNEQGLPVIGEVGELVCVQPIPSMPLYLWGDTDNARYLSSYFDTYPGVWRHGDWLRIGLDGGCIIYGRSDATINRQGLRMGTSEIYSAVEGLPEVLDSMVVDLEYLGRDSYMPLFVVLRPGIALDDAMRAKLNNAIKTQLSPRFLPNDIFEVPEIPRTLSGKKQELPIKKLLLGQPIEKVVNKEAMANPGSLNWYLALAADERIQRLRAVAA; via the coding sequence ATGACTGCCCCTTTCGTTCCCCAGATCCGTCTCTATCAAAACTGGCTGCGCGACACGCGCGGCATCGCCTTCGATTCGTACGATGCGCTGTGGCGCTGGTCGGTCACCGACCTCGATGCTTTCTGGCAAAGCATCTGGGACTTCAGCCGCATGCAGTCGCCGACGCCACACACCGCCGTGCTGGCCGAGCGCCGGATGCCGGGTGCTGTCTGGTTCCCCGGCGCCAAGGTCAACTACGCGCGCGAAGTGCTGCGCCACGTCAAGGCGGCGCATGCGGCCGGCATGCCCGCGATGGTCACGGACAACGAGCTCGGCGAAGTGCGCGAGATGTCGTGGCCCGAGCTCCAGCGCCAGGTCGCTTCGGTCGCGCTCACGTTGCGTGGCATGGGAGTGCAGCGCGGCGATCGGGTCGCCGCCTACCTGCCGAACGTGCCCGAAACGATGGTGGCCTTCCTCGCGTGTTCGAGCCTCGGGGCCGTGTGGAGCGTGTGTGCGCCCGACATGGGCACCGCCGCGGTGGTCGACCGCTTTCGACAGATCGAACCCAAGGTGCTGATCGCGGCCGATGGCGTGCACTACGGAGGCAAGCCGATCGACCGCAGCATGGTGGTGCGCGAGTTGCGCGATGCGCTGCCGAGCGTGCAGAGCCTGCTGGTCTTGCGCACACCGTTCGCGGCCGAGGCGGTCGCGGCAGAAAGCGACTGGGCCACGGCCACGGCGCGCGACGATGCCGAGGTCCACGCCTTCGAGCCCGAGTGGCTGCCCTTCGATCACCCCATCTGGATCCTGTATTCGAGCGGCACCACCGGCCTGCCCAAGCCGATCGTGCACGGCCACGGCGGCATCATCCTCACGATGTACGCGTGCGGCCTGCACAACGATGTCGGCGCCAGCTACAGCGCCAACAACCTGGGTGAGCGCTACCACTGGTACAGCTCGACCGGCTGGGTCATGTGGAACGCGCAGCTGTCGGGGCTCGCCTTCGGCGCGACCATCTGCATCTACGACGGTCATCCGGCCGGCAGCAAGGACAAGCCCGACTGGAGCGTGTTGTGGCGCTTCGTGGTGCGGCACAAGGTCACGTTCTTCGGCGCGGGCGCCGCCTACTACGCCAACTGCATGAAGTCCGGCATCGAACTCAAGGACAGCGGCGACCTGTCACGTGTGCGGGCGCTCGGCAGCACCGGCTCGCCATTGGCCGAAGACGTGCAGCGCTGGGGCACCTCGCAGCTGAAGGCGGCCGGTGCGGACCACGTGTGGTGGTGCAACATTTCGGGCGGCACGGATTTTTGCGGCGCCTTCGTCGGCAGCCACCGCGAATTGCCCGAAGTGCCCGGCCAGATGCAATGCCGCCAGATCGGCCATGCGGTCGAAGCCTGGAACGAGCAAGGGCTCCCGGTCATCGGCGAGGTCGGCGAGCTGGTCTGCGTGCAACCGATTCCCTCGATGCCGCTCTACCTGTGGGGCGACACCGACAACGCGCGCTACCTGTCGAGCTACTTCGACACCTATCCCGGCGTGTGGCGACATGGCGACTGGCTCAGGATCGGCCTCGACGGCGGCTGCATCATCTACGGGCGCAGCGACGCGACCATCAACCGCCAGGGCCTCCGCATGGGCACCAGCGAGATCTACAGCGCGGTCGAAGGCCTGCCGGAAGTGCTCGATTCGATGGTCGTCGATCTCGAGTACCTGGGGCGCGACAGCTACATGCCGTTGTTCGTCGTGCTGCGCCCTGGCATCGCGCTCGACGATGCGATGCGCGCCAAGCTCAACAACGCGATCAAGACGCAGTTGTCGCCGCGTTTTCTGCCCAACGACATCTTCGAAGTACCGGAGATTCCGCGCACGCTGTCGGGCAAGAAGCAGGAACTGCCGATCAAGAAGCTGCTGCTCGGCCAGCCGATCGAGAAGGTGGTCAACAAGGAAGCGATGGCCAACCCGGGCAGCCTGAATTGGTACCTGGCGCTGGCGGCGGACGAGCGCATTCAGCGGCTGCGCGCGGTGGCCGCCTGA
- a CDS encoding ribonuclease HI family protein — MNESHWTLYCDGSAMPNPGRIGLGAVLTGPDGTRHELSVATHAIGCNNEAELKALTHGLEAAKALGATDVRAYSDNSVLVEQLGAKTAGAVKPIARLAHLFDDARTLLDSFDHVSVEWIPRHRNAQADALARSALGLEPKRVARFGKRGADLIRNKANSVQGKH, encoded by the coding sequence TTGAACGAAAGCCACTGGACTCTCTACTGCGACGGCAGCGCCATGCCCAATCCCGGGCGCATAGGTCTCGGCGCGGTCCTCACCGGACCTGATGGCACGCGCCACGAACTGTCGGTGGCAACGCACGCCATCGGCTGCAACAACGAGGCGGAACTGAAGGCGCTGACGCACGGCCTCGAAGCAGCGAAGGCGCTGGGTGCGACGGACGTGCGTGCCTACAGCGACAACAGCGTGCTCGTCGAGCAGCTCGGTGCGAAGACCGCAGGGGCGGTGAAGCCGATCGCGCGCCTCGCGCACTTGTTCGACGACGCGCGCACCTTGCTCGATTCGTTCGACCACGTAAGCGTCGAATGGATCCCGCGCCATCGCAACGCGCAGGCCGATGCACTCGCGCGTTCAGCCTTGGGGCTGGAGCCCAAGCGCGTGGCGCGCTTCGGCAAACGGGGAGCTGATCTGATTCGCAACAAAGCGAACTCGGTTCAGGGAAAGCACTGA
- a CDS encoding ABC transporter substrate-binding protein, producing the protein MSRTISRTMRWVAAAAATVAMSGAALAADVEILPNGLMAPTTTEQTKPDQFKKAPPWRIGVSFGGVGNTWIVQMIQEMKYEASLHKEIGEFIFVEANWQAAKQVADVEDLLTKKVDAIIIGPISAAIGAPLSAKAVKQGIPVVVFGAFGKAMQSTTEIGAGGEVFGRQGGEFLRKELNGKGSVWAFRGVAGVDEETLRYDGFRKSLVGSDIKITNEVFGDWGYAKGKQLCENLVLSGNAVDGIWFSGAEMTRACLDVFKESGKALVPMTGEGNNGFLRAWKQTGVKSVAPLFTPGLGAAVVRASVALLEGKPLYKSYFSAPAAVQQGDLDKFYRPDLNDAYWLPSTLPEAKLKEMFHR; encoded by the coding sequence ATGTCCCGAACCATCAGTAGAACCATGCGTTGGGTGGCTGCAGCGGCCGCCACCGTTGCCATGTCAGGTGCGGCGCTGGCCGCCGATGTCGAGATCCTGCCGAACGGGCTGATGGCGCCGACCACGACAGAGCAAACCAAGCCCGACCAGTTCAAGAAGGCGCCGCCGTGGCGCATCGGCGTGTCGTTCGGCGGTGTGGGCAACACATGGATCGTCCAGATGATCCAGGAGATGAAATACGAAGCGTCGCTCCACAAGGAGATCGGCGAGTTCATCTTCGTGGAGGCCAACTGGCAAGCCGCCAAGCAGGTCGCCGACGTGGAAGACCTGCTGACCAAGAAAGTCGATGCGATCATCATCGGGCCGATCTCGGCCGCCATTGGCGCGCCGTTGTCCGCGAAGGCCGTCAAGCAGGGCATTCCGGTCGTCGTCTTCGGTGCCTTCGGCAAGGCGATGCAGTCGACCACCGAGATCGGCGCGGGGGGCGAGGTGTTCGGCCGCCAGGGCGGCGAATTTCTGCGCAAGGAACTCAATGGCAAGGGCAGCGTCTGGGCCTTTCGCGGCGTTGCCGGTGTCGATGAAGAGACGCTCCGCTATGACGGCTTTCGCAAGTCGCTGGTCGGCTCCGACATCAAGATAACCAACGAGGTGTTCGGCGACTGGGGCTACGCCAAGGGCAAGCAGCTCTGCGAGAACCTGGTGTTGTCGGGCAACGCGGTCGACGGCATCTGGTTCTCCGGTGCCGAGATGACCCGGGCGTGCCTGGACGTGTTCAAGGAAAGCGGCAAGGCGCTGGTGCCGATGACCGGCGAAGGCAACAACGGTTTTCTGCGGGCCTGGAAGCAGACCGGCGTGAAGAGCGTCGCTCCGTTGTTCACGCCCGGACTCGGCGCCGCGGTGGTGCGTGCGTCCGTCGCTTTGCTCGAAGGCAAGCCGCTCTACAAGTCGTACTTTTCGGCGCCCGCTGCCGTGCAACAGGGCGATCTCGACAAGTTCTACCGGCCCGACCTGAACGACGCCTACTGGCTGCCTTCGACCTTGCCCGAAGCCAAGCTCAAGGAAATGTTCCACCGCTGA